The DNA sequence AATTCTTTCAACCTCAACACTCCCAATTCCTTTCATTAAAACAAAATGAATGAATTCGTTCTCTCTCTTTTTATCTTTTAGCAAAACCTCAAAAACATGTTTTAGGTTTGCATCGGTTTTAGTGGCTAACCCAAAATTTGATAGGATGTTCTCCAATCTATCTCGTTCGTCTAAACTAAGTTGACCCTTTTCAACAGACAGATTAGCCGCAAAAACTAAACCAATACTTACCGCCTGACCATGAGGAATACCCGTTAATTTCTCCACTGCATGACCCCATGTATGGCCTAAATTTAGCACCCTACGCAAACCATGTTCTCGTTCATCAGTCTCAACAATGCCAGCTTTTATTTTCACAGAACGGGTAACCAAATATTCTATCAACCCCTTGTTTAATGCCAAAATCTCAGTTCTGTTCTTTTCAATATCATCAAACATAGATTTATCAGATATCAATGCATGCTTGACCACCTCTGCCATTCCATTTGCAAATTCAATAGTAGGAAGGGTTTTAAGCATTGAGATATCGCATATTACAAATTTAGGTTGATTAAATGTTCCTATGATATTTTTATACCCATCGAGATCAATCCCATTCTTACCCCCAACGCTAGCATCAACCTGAGCCAATAAAGTAGTTGCAACAAATCCAAAATTCACACCACGCATAAAAGTTGATGAAACGAATCCTGCCATATCGCAAACAACCCCACCACCTATACCTACAATAAATGAACTTCTATCTGCATTGTTTTCAAGCAACCACCGATAAATATTTAAGGCAATTTGAAAGTTTTTAGAAGTCTCTCCGGGTTCTATGGAAAATATAGGTGCAATAGGAAAGCGGTTGCGATATAATCTTTTTACATTTCCATCAGTAATAATAAATAGTTTACTATTTGATGTGTAATTTTTAAGATTATCAATGCTTTCGCCAATCAATATCTGAGAAAAGGATTCACTCCCTTTTACCTCAACTAATTCCATTTAATGTTTTTTTTGAGCATATAAAGTTAGGCTTAAATTTAATATACTCGATTCAACTTTTCTCAATCAATTCATTTTGAACTGAAATAGACTCCTTATGTATTGTATTATAGAGTTTTTTAATAAACCCTGCTCTTAAACCCGATTTTTCACCTGTATTTGTTACCCGTTCAAGAACTTGACCCCATCTTTTTGATTGTAGTACAGTCATCTTTCTGTTCGTTTTAACCGATGCAATCCTTTCGGAAAGTTCCATCCTGTTGGACAAAGCCCATAGCAAAAGGTCATCCATGATATCAACTTCCGCACGTAGTTCGTTTAGTAGCTCATCAGGATAGGATAGTTCAGGATTTCCAATAATATCAATAAAGTTAAGCAGATCTTTAAATTCTGATGGAGTAAGCTGTTGAGAAGCATCACTCAAAGCTTTTGTAGGTTCAGGGTGAACCTCAATAATCAAACCATCAAAACCCATATCAACCCCACGTTTTGCAACAAATGGAACTAAGTTTCGGTTGCCAGAAATATGGCTTGGATCACAAATAATAGGTAAATCGGGATATTTTGCCTTAAGATCTAAAGGAATTTTCCAGAAAGGTTGATTTCTGAAGATTGACTTACCCCACCAAGAAAACCCTCTGTGGATTGCACCAATCTTACGAATTCCAACATTATACAACCTTTTAATTGCCCCTTCCCACAGATCAATATCGGGACTTAGCGGGTTTTTGACAAGTACAGGAATATTTACACCTCGAAGTGCTTCGGCAATCTCCTGCATTACAAATGGATTTGATACGGTTCGAGCACCAATCCAAACCATATCAACTCCGAATTTCAATGCTTCATACACGTGCTTTTCGGAACCAACTTCAGTTGAGAATGGTAAACTTGTTTCCTGTTTCACATCTCGAAGCCATCCAAGCCCATCCACCCCAACACCTTGAAAAGAGCCAGGAGTTGTTCTAGGTTTCCAAATACCAGCTCTGAGGTAGTGAACCCTCCCGCCTTGTTTTAGCTCATTTGCCACCTTAAGCAATTGCTCAGGCGATTCAGCACTGCAAGGACCGGCAATCAATAATGGGCTATTCAACTCTGGCAACCACAATCTCGGTGGCACTAGACCAGTTAATGGTTTTGTTTCCATTTTTTTTGCTTTTTAAACTATTATCGAACTTTTCTCTTATTTCTTGTGATTGACGAATAAATTGATTCAATGCTTCGATGTTCTCAGATTCAATTAACTCCTTCATGATTTCAATCTGATGAATAAAAAGTTGCAGGTTTTGGCTGATATACACTTTATTCTGAATAAGAATTGGAATCCAAACTTCTAATGGACTTTTTGCTAAACGTGTGGATGAATCAAACCCACTCGCAGCAATATCCAGCCATTGGTAATTTGCATCTAAAGAACAATCCACTGTACTGGCTACTCCGTACGATACAATTTGTGGAAGATGCGAAACCAATGCAACAAGTCTATCATGCTTATCTTCATCCATATATTCAACCACCATTCCCAGTATTCTGAATATCTCCTCAGCATGTTTAATAGCTAGTTTGGAAGATAATTCCGCCTGACAAATAATTGATTTTTTATCTTTAAAGAGATTTCCATCAGAGCCCTGTGGCCCACCAATTTCGGAGCCTGCCATTGGGTGAGCAGCTACAAAGCTTCCTCTATTTTGATGATTTTGAACGGCTCTGCATATCGATGATTTTGTAGATCCCACATCTATTATAACTGCATCGACCTTAATTCTACTTAAAAGATCAGAAACAATTGAAATGGCAGCATCAACAGGAACGGCAACTATTATAACATCAGACTCACAGGCAATTCTTTCAATTGTCCATGAGTCGTCGATTATTCCAGCCTTAATTGCATAATCAATATTTTCCTGACTTATATCAAACCCTGCAATGCATTTAAACATCCCTTTAACCCCCAAAGCAATTGAGCAACCAATCAATCCTGTTCCAACTATCGAAATATTTTTCATGACTTTACCTAAAAATGTTAAATCGTCTTACCCTTAATAGTGCTTCTTGAAGTGTATTAATATCAGAACAAAGCGAAATCCTAATAAAACCTTCGCCATTGCTACCAAATACAGTTCCAGGGGTAATGAATACTCCCGTTTGTCTTAGAATTTCTCCAGAGAAGGCTTCGGATTCAACTATATATGGAGGAATCTTCGCCCATAGGAATAGCCCACTTTGAACTGGATTGAAGGTGCAATCCAGTTCACCTGCAATCTGTTTTGTAATTCCCTGTCGAATCTTGTATTCAGCATTAAGATTCTCATACCATTCCTTTCCACATCCCAATGCAACAGCAGCTGCAAGTTGAACTGGAAGTGGCATTCCTGAATCCATATTTGTTTTGAATCTTAATACTTTTGAAAGCAAATCGGCCTTGCCTACCATCATACCAACTCTCCACCCAGCCATGTTGTGCGATTTGCTCAAGGAATTCAGTTCAATGGCGACATCAAGACCACCATTTACCTGAAGTATTGATAAAGGCTTATGGTTTAGAATAAAACTATACGGATTATCATGACAGATTAAAATTCCATGCTTTTGCCCAAATTCAACAAGACGTTCGAAAAGCGAGATGTTAGGCTTTGTGCCAGTTGGCATATTAGGATAGTTTACCCACATCAACTTAACACCTTTAAGGTTTTGCTTCTCGATTTCTTCAAAATCAGGAAAATACCCATTTTCTTCCTTTAACAAGTAATCCAATACCTCTGCACCAGCCATCTGAGAAGCAATTCGGTATACTGGATATCCAGGGTTAGGCACCAGAACCTTATCCCTTTCATTCAAAAATGCCATACTCAGATGCATGATTCCCTCTTTTGAACCCATTAACGGGAGAACCTCAGTATTATAATCAAGTTTAACGCTATAGTAATTGGTGTACCATTCAGAGATTGCTTTTCGGAGTTCATCAGCACCTCTATACCCCTGATAGCCGTGATTGCCATCTTTATAACTCTCTTTTGCTAACGCTTCAAGCATTTCGGTTGGAGGAGCAAGATCTGGGCTTCCAATTCCTAGATTTATAATCTTAACACCCTGATTTGAAAGAGATTCAAGTTCTATTCTTTTTTTTGAGAAATAGTATTCCTGAACATCTTCTATTCTCCTTGCAGTTTGCATTTCCATATTTCTAGTTTTTTAATTTACAATTAAGGTTTTGTGACTAGGAATATCCTGATTATTGTAATCGTCAGGCAAATCCTGACTCCTATAAATACCCAGAATATCTAATGTTGATGTATGTTTCCTTGCTATCTTAAATGCTTGATAAAATTGGGGAAGAGCCGTAAAAACTAAATCCGCATGGAATATATACTCCCATCTTTTTCCAACTATTGGAAGGGATTGGAGCATAGTCAGATTTATTCCATAATCCGCAAAAGGCTGTAAAATATTAAGCAGACTACCGGGTTGATGTTTTGCTGTAAATGTTATGCTTGCTTTATTTGATGTATCAGAAGCCTGAGTAGAAGATTTTTTCTCAAGGATCAAAAATCTAGTATAATTCTCCTTGTTCGATTCAATTGATGGTTCAATAATCTCAAGCCCATACTCTAATGCAGCGTTTTTACTTGCTACTGTCGCAACCCCTTTCAGGTTAAACTCTGCAATTTGCTTAGCACTTAAGGCGGTGTCTACGCCCTCTACGAGTTTAATCGATGGGTAATTTTTAAAAAAAATTGTACACTGCGCCAATGCCATAGGATGTGAGCGAACCTCGTTTATTGAATCAATCGTCTCGCCGAATGAGGCAATAAGATTCTGAACAATTCTGAGGTATATTTCTCCCGTTATTCTTAATGATGAATCTCTTATAAGAGCATAATTAGGAAGAATGCTCCCCACTAAAGAATTCTCAATCGCCATAATCCCAAAATTGGCTTTACGGGTCTCCACTGAATCCACAAGTCCTCGGAAGGTCATACACTCAAGAATTTCTATCCCTGAACCAAAATATTCAATCGCAGCCTCTTGATGAAAAGCTCCTTTAACGCCTTGAATTGCTACAATTTTTTTCATTTTAAAATTTGATATTATGAAACAAAAAAAGAGATCCTCTTTCGGAGACCTCTTTGCGTATTTTTAATCTACTTTTTCTACACAATGTTTTCAGTCCCCAGAGTTTTGGAGGTAAAAAAAGTAATAGAAAAAGTAATATGTTCTGCCTATATTGTTCATCTACTGTCTAATGTTCGTTTGTTTAGTATTTTATCCTTTAGTATTATGTTTGATATTTAGAATCTGCTTAAAAATAAAAAAGCCCCGCATCTGCAGGGCTTGGTTTATTTTGTGCTTTTTATTTCATTTCTAAATTTTACACAATTGCCAAGCCCTTGCTTTCGTAAAAGTAGAAGTAAAAATAGCTGGCAAAAAAATTTGAATTGTGCGAAATCATAGTGCCTATTATTGAATGCAATATTAAATCATTTATCCAAACAAAAAAATAAAATCAATAAAATAACAAAATGAAAACAATAACTATTATATTTATAGATAATTACAAATACATAAAACTAGTTAATTAGAAAAATGAACTATCAATCCTATTTTAATAATGTTATCATCGAAATAGGATTTTCTGCTTTGAAAACTGCATTACCAGCCACCAAAACATTAGCTCCTGCTTTGTAAAGTTGAGATGCATTATTTGCATCAACTCCACCATCAACTTCAATAAGAGTATTTAGATTTTGAGAATCAATCATCTCTCTTAATCGCTCAATCTTTCTATAACTATTAGCAATAAACTTTTGACCACCAAACCCAGGATTAACCGACATTATTAAAACTAAATCTGCCTCACCTAATATTTCGCTCAGGAGTTCAACAGGAGTATGGGGATTTACAGAAACACCGGCCTTCATACCTAAATTTCGAATTTGGGACAAAGTTCTATGTAAATGGGTACATGCCTCATAATGAACAGTAAGAATATCGGCACCAGCTTCTTTAAATTTTTCGAGATACCTATCAGGTTCAATAATCATTAAATGTACATCCAAAGGCTTTTTCGCCAACTTTTTAACCTGCGTAACTACCGGAAAACCAAAAGAAATGTTTGGAACAAATACTCCATCCATGATATCAAGATGAAACCAATCGGCCTGGCTGGCATTTATCATTTCAATATCCCTATTCAGATTGCCAAAATCGGCAGAAAGTAGAGATGGAGCAACTAGATGATTCATTGATTAATTTTTGCACAAAAGTAGAAAAATCTTTAGTTGCAAGCTAATTTGTCAACTTTTTAATATTTAAACTTTAAGGTTATCCAAGATAACTCTTCAAAATTTTACTTCTGGTGGTCTGTTTCAATCTCTTAATAGCCTTCTCCTTAATCTGCCGAACTCGTTCACGCGTGAGATCAAACTCCTCTCCAATCTCCTCTAAAGTATGCGGGTGTTTTCCATTCAATCCAAAATATAATCGGATTATGTTTCCTTCTCTAGGAGTTAAGGTAGCCAAAGCTCTTTCAATCTCTTTTCTTAAACTATCATTAAGCAACCCTCTATCAGGAGCAGGAGAGTCATGCGATAGGAGTACATCATACATATTGCTATCCTCATCCTGAGTCAAAGGCGCATCCATTGAAAGATGTCGATTTGAACTTCTTAAAGCTTCCTTTACATCATCAGTAGCAAGTTCTAGAACTTCCACTAATTCATCAACAGATGGCTCCCTCTCATATTTCTGCTCAAGTTCGGCAAAAGCTTTATTAACCTTATTTATAGAGCCTATTTTATTCAGGGGTAACTTAACAATTCGTGATTGTTCAGCTAAAGCTTGAAGAATAGACTGTCGAATCCACCATACTGCATAGGAAATAAACTTAAAACCACGTGTTTCGTCGAAACGCTGAGCTGCCTTAATTAATCCAAGATTCCCTTCATTAATCAAGTCAGGCAAACTAAGACCCTGATTTTGATATTGCTTTGCAACAGATACCACAAATCGTAAATTGGCTTTTACAAGTTTATTCAACGCTTCTTCATCACCCTCTTTCAATTTACGAGCAAAGTTTACCTCCTCCTCCGATGAAAGTAAGTCAACTTTTCCAATCTCGTGTAAGTATTTATCAAGTGAGACTGTTTCCCGATTGGTAACCTGTTTAATAATTTTAAGTTGTCTCATGATCAGGTAATAAGATTTGAAAAACAATGGATGAAATTAATTATTAATTGATAAAAATCATGTTTTTATCAACTTTTTTTTAAAAAACTTATTAGAAAATGATAAACAGTTATAGTTTTTTTTTTGTTTTAGAAAGGAAATCCTTATCATTGCAAAAAATACCGCTTATATTTCTTTTTAATCCCATTTCATATTTTCAAACTTTAATCGAAATTCTTTTTTTTCCCAACTACTAAAAATCCAGTTAAAACTTTTGATCATTTTATGTACGATATTTTAGAACTAAACAAAAAACTGCTTCCTGAACTTAAGGATATAGCAAAAGACATGAATATCAAGAAGATAGAAAATTTGCGTAAGCAAGAACTTATCTACCGTATACTTGATCAACAGGCAATAAATGCTGCAAGCGAATCAAAAATAAAACTAAAAGAGAAAAAAGAAGATACTCAACCACAGCCAATTACCGAAATTCAACCCAAAAATGAACATGCTTTAGATCGTGGAAAAAGGAAACGTTTTACACGTCCAAAGGAAGGTTCAAGAGAATTTTTTAACGATAGCCAAAAACCTCGCATTGAAATTCCAAAAGAAGCCCCAAAAGAGATCCTATTTGAAGACCTATCAACGCCAAAAATTGAAAGTAGACCATTTCAAATTAATCGTCCAAAGCCACAGATTAAAAAACAATTATCAGTTCCCCTATTGGACGCAGATCTTGGCGCAGATATTCCTGAAATTGAACCTGTTATTGAACCAATAGTTGGAAATATCGATGGGTTTGAAGCAGCCACTCCCATTGTAGAAGTTGATTCAATACAATCAAATATTCCTAACGAACAAGTTGGTAAAGAGGATTTTCAGCAGAATCAATCGGAAACAACAATTGACGGGGAAAGAAAACCTGCATTCCGTGATCAAAATTTCCGCAAAGGATTTGAACGTAGAACTGGCGATAGATTTGATTTTGATGGCATTGTAAGCACTACAGGTGTTCTCGAAATTATGCCCGATGGTTACGGTTTTCTCCGCTCATCGGATTACAACTATCTTAGTTCCCCTGATGATGTTTATGTTTCACAATCGCAAATTAAACTTTTCGGCTTAAAAACAGGTGATACTGTAACCGGAACGATCCGTCCCCCAAAAGATGGCGAAAAATATTTCCCGCTGATTAAAGTAAATGAAATAAATGGTCGAAATCCGGAATATATCCGCGATAGAGTTCCATTCGATTTCCTAACTCCCCTTTTCCCTAACGAAAAATTCACATTATTAGGAAGTGGACAAAATATTCTATCCGCAAGGGTGATAGATATGTTCACGCCTATTGGTAAAGGCCAAAGGGGATTAATAGTTGCTCAGCCTAAGACTGGTAAAACTATTCTATTAAAAGATATTGCTAACTCCATAGCAGCAAACCACCCTGAGGTTTACATGATTGTTCTTTTAATCGATGAACGCCCTGAGGAGGTTACAGATATGGCACGTAGCGTAAACGCAGAGGTTATCTCATCAACATTCGATGAGCCAGCTGAGCGGCATGTTAGAATTGCTAATATTGTTCTTGAGAAGGCAAAAAGATTAGTTGAATGCGGACATGATGTTGTAATTTTGCTCGACTCAATTACTCGTTTGGCAAGAGCGTTCAATACTGTTCAACCTGCATCAGGTAAAGTTTTATCGGGTGGTGTTGATGCCAATGCACTCCACAAACCTAAACGTTTCTTTGGTGCAGCACGTAATATTGAGAATGGTGGCTCACTTACAATCCTTGCTACCGCCCTTACTGATACAGGTAGTAAGATGGATGAGGTTATCTTTGAAGAGTTCAAGGGAACAGGCAACATGGAACTTCAACTTGATCGTAAGTTATCCAATAAGCGTATTTTCCCTGCTGTTGACATTACAGCTTCAAGTACGCGTCGTGATGATCTTCTTATTGACAAAGAAACCCTAAGTAAAATATGGGTACTCCGTAACTATCTTACCGATATGAATTCAGTTGAGGCAATGGAGTTTTTCCGCGATCGTTTGATAAGAACACAAAACAACGAAGAGTTTTTGCAATCGATGAATAGCGACTATTAGAAATGAAAAGGGGTAAGTGAAATAATGACAATCACTTGCCGCAATTTTGTATTTCAATCTTCATTTTTACTACTTTTGTATCACAATAGACCTTGGGGCTGACCTGGTTTTGACAGCAAGTAGAATGGGTCTGTAAGCATGTCGAGCGTGGTGATGCTGGCTCGTAAATCCCAGAACACAAACTATATACGGCGAATCAAATTACGCTCTTGCTGCTTAATCCGCTATGCGAATTAGCTTAATTCCTTGCCCTAGGCGGTAGGGAACGAGATGTCTCACCGAAAACTCCTCCCTGTTGTTTTCGGTATATGGGGCACCAAACTAACGGGGATAGCTAGGGCAGACACCTCTAACACCCGGCGAAACACTAGAGGATAAGGGTTGGTTCGGTCGCATTTCGCCTGTCTAACCTCGAAAATCAAGAGATGCTAAGCATGTAGAACGCAGTCTGGTTCCTTGTTTGGACGAGGGTTCGACTCCCTCCAGCTCCACAAATGTTAATTCAATTAATTTCAAAAAGCCTCAAAATGAAACATTTGAGGCTTTTTTGTTTCGTAATACTTTCATTTTTTTTCATGTTTTTTCATTACTTTATTACCCTTATCGTATACCTCAATTTGTTGCTTTAAAAGGGTATCCTAATTAACATTATATATCTGTATTTCTGATATATAAATCACTATTTATTTTTTTTTATTTCATCCTGTTTCACTACATTTGTTTCAAATAGGTTACCTGAAAAACTATGAATCATAAAAACACTTTTGCTGTTTCATTTTATCAACGGGTTGATAAAATAGACGATAAGAAAACCGCCCCCGTTTTCATGAGAGTCACAGTTAGCGGGAAAAGAGCTGACATCTCGATCAACAGGAGGGTTCATACTGACAACTGGGAGGATGGGAGAGCTAAGGGGAAAAGCCAAGAGGCTAAGCAACTTAACCTGTACCTCGAAAGCCTAAAAGCTAAAGTTTACAACATCCAACGGGATCTGGTTGACAGGAAAGAGCCGATCACCGCCGAGAAGGTGAAAAAAATCTTTCAAGGCAAAGGGGCTAATGACAAAACGTTGGTTCAGGTTTTTGAATACCATAATGAGCAGATGCGGCAACTCATCGGCAAGGATTTTAGTGTTGAAACGTGGCATAGATATGAAACAACGCTAAAGCACGTTAAAGAGTTTATGCTCCATCAGTATAAGGTAAAGGATTTGTACCTGCATGAGGTAAGATACGAATTCGTTACGAGCTTTGAGTTTTACCTAAAAACGGTCAGAAGTTGTGCGCATAACTCTACCCTAAAGTATATACTCAACTTCAGAAAGATAATATCGCTTGCCCTAAAGAATGAGTGGCTAGATAAAGACCCGTTTAAAAACTACTCGAACCGACTTGAGGAGGTTGATAGGGGCTTTTTATCAAAGGAGGAGTTGGCTGCAATTGAGCAAAAAAATATTACCATTCCACGCCTTGCTGTAGTCCGAAACATTTTTATATTCTCATGCTATACAGGACTCTCCTACGCAGAGGTTGCTAAACTATCGCTAAGTAATATTGTATTAGGCATTGATGGCGAGAAATGGATACACATACGTCGCACAAAAACGGATGTAAAATCAACAGTCCCTCTACTTCCAAAGGCTTTGGATATAATTGAGAGGTACAAAGAGCATCATTCGGTTCAGGGTAAAGACAAGTTGCTACCAGTAATGACAAACCAAAAAATGAATGCCTACCTGAAAGAGCTCGGGGATATTTGTGGGATTAGCAAGGTGCTAACCTACCACCTAGCACGCCATACATTTGCAACAACAGTAACCCTTACCAATGGAGTTCCCATTGAATCGGTAAGCGCAATGCTTGGACACAAAAGCATCAAGACAACGCAAATCTATGCTAAAGTAGTTGAGCAAAAAGTCGGCACTGACATGGCTGCTCTAAAGCAAAAACTAATGGATGATGCGATTATTGTAAAACAAACAAAGGTTAATTTAGAAGAGATACAATCTAAAAAAGCACCCTAAAAGTACCCTAAAAGTGCTCTTGAAGTACTCTTGAAGTACTCTAATTCTCGAAAAAAGTGCTCTAAAAGTCCAAAAAAGTGCCTTAAAATTCGAAAAAAGTGGTGTTTTTATAAAATAAGGCTACTTAAATCCCCCCTCAATGCCATTATACCCCGCCCATATTAGGCGTTTGCCTCTTAAAAAACAATAATCTTTTACCTTTTTTAAACTTTTAGGAAGTTGCGCAACAGCCATCGTTGTTAGGCATAGTTTTTAATTCTACTTTTTATCTCATTCCAAGTATCAAACTGCTCATAATAGAGTCCCATAATTGACTGGCATCTAAAATCCTCTATCTCAAACATTGTCAACATTTTTAAATTAAAAAGTGATGGATAGATAGATAAACAAAGTATATTTTCAAACAATCTATGGTTATCATAAATCAGCTTATTTATCATTTTCTCGTCTTTCTCAATGATTCTTAAATATTCACCTATATCATGTTTTTCAATTTCTAAATACGATATCACTGATTCTGTTGAAGGATGAATAAATCCAGATAAATATTGATAGAAATCATAAAGTTTTCCTCCTCTATCCGAATATTCAATATACTGTTTTATTTGTTTGGCATTATTTACTTTTGACCTTTCGTCTTTTTCAGTTTGTTTTCCAGCAAATGAGAAATGAAGTAATGCGTCCTCAAGAGCTTGATTTATTATAATCTCTTTTCTATCCCCAACAAATACAGATTTTATTTCAGCAAATTCCTCTGCAAGGTGAAATGGAATAGCACCAAATGTGAAATTTGCATCTGCTCCAAATTCAATCAATCCTCTCATTGAAGAACAAAAAGAAAGCAAATTTTTATTCTCATAGCTAAATGAAATTGAATCTAACCACTTTTTAGTTCTTAACAAATTTACAATTGACGCATAATGAACTCGATTTAGTAACTCTATCCAAAATATTTTATTCCCATGACTTCTTGAATTTAATATTATTCGTTGCCACTCATCTTGATTCATAAAGAAATATCTCTTTCCTATATTTTCGTCAATTATCAATTTAATATAAGGATAAAGCATAGCATTATTAGTTCCAAATATCCGTGCAATCATTTTTATTATCCTGTTAAAAAATGGTTATCAGTCGATTTCTAAAATTATGCCTAACAGCAGTCTGTGCAAAAACCTCCTTTGGGGTAAATCTTCTGTTGCTTAATTTGCTCCAATTTAATAAAATACATTTTCAGAGAAAGTTGTTTTTCTTTGTTTTTGCTTAGACTGACGGTAGCGTATATGAAATGAAGCGGATTGTGGTGCTGCGTCCGCATCCATTGTTACAAAAGTTGAAGCGAGGCGGGATGCTCGAATAACCACTTAAACCTCAATGCTTTATATCGCTTGTTGTGTGCTGCCCTTCTATTTTTGTCGTCTGTTTTGTTGTCATTTCGAGGTTATTTTGTGCATTGGCTTGGTATTCTGTACATTGTCAATTGATACCATTCCTCAATAAATT is a window from the Bacteroidales bacterium genome containing:
- a CDS encoding site-specific integrase, giving the protein MNHKNTFAVSFYQRVDKIDDKKTAPVFMRVTVSGKRADISINRRVHTDNWEDGRAKGKSQEAKQLNLYLESLKAKVYNIQRDLVDRKEPITAEKVKKIFQGKGANDKTLVQVFEYHNEQMRQLIGKDFSVETWHRYETTLKHVKEFMLHQYKVKDLYLHEVRYEFVTSFEFYLKTVRSCAHNSTLKYILNFRKIISLALKNEWLDKDPFKNYSNRLEEVDRGFLSKEELAAIEQKNITIPRLAVVRNIFIFSCYTGLSYAEVAKLSLSNIVLGIDGEKWIHIRRTKTDVKSTVPLLPKALDIIERYKEHHSVQGKDKLLPVMTNQKMNAYLKELGDICGISKVLTYHLARHTFATTVTLTNGVPIESVSAMLGHKSIKTTQIYAKVVEQKVGTDMAALKQKLMDDAIIVKQTKVNLEEIQSKKAP